The Neurospora crassa OR74A linkage group IV, whole genome shotgun sequence genome has a segment encoding these proteins:
- a CDS encoding cytosolic Fe-S cluster assembling factor nbp-35, which translates to MAPSLEAEPESVASVLANPQKPQLVAPEPEHCPGPESQQAGTADSCAGCPNQAICATAPKGPDPDIPLITARLSGVKHKILILSGKGGVGKSTFTSLLAHAFATNAEQTVGVMDTDICGPSIPKMLGVEGETIHVSSTGWSPAWAMDNLAVMSIQFMLPNRDDAIIWRGPKKNGLIKQFLKDVEWGDLDFLLVDTPPGTSDEHLSVNTYLKKSGIDGAVMVTTPQEVSLLDVRKEIDFCRKAGIKVLGLVENMSGFVCPKCTHESEIFKATTGGGRKLAEEMGIAFLGSVPLDPRIGMACDYGESFFDSFPDSPACRALKGVVKGLATEMGLDPEVVMPEEDDA; encoded by the coding sequence ATGGCTCCCTCCCTCGAGGCCGAGCCCGAGTCCGTCGCCTCCGTCCTCGCCAACCCTCAAAAGCCCCAACTCGTCGCTCCCGAACCCGAACACTGTCCTGGCCCCGAATCCCAACAAGCCGGCACCGCCGACTCCTGCGCCGGGTGTCCGAACCAAGCCATCTGCGCCACCGCACCCAAAGGTCCCGACCCCGACATCCCTTTGATCACCGCGCGTCTATCGGGCGTCAAGCACAAGATCTTGATCCTCTCCGGAAAGGGCGGCGTCGGCAAGTCCACATTCACCAGTCTACTAGCGCACGCCTTTGCGACGAATGCCGAACAAACTGTGGGCGTAATGGATACCGATATCTGCGGCCCTTCCATACCGAAAATGTTGGGCGTAGAGGGTGAGACGATTCATGTGTCCAGCACGGGCTGGAGTCCAGCATGGGCAATGGATAATCTAGCTGTCATGAGCATCCAGTTCATGCTGCCGAACCGCGACGACGCGATTATTTGGCGCGGGCCCAAGAAAAACGGGCTGATCAAGCAGTTTCTGAAGGATGTGGAATGGGGCGATTTGGACTTCCTGCTGGTGGATACGCCGCCCGGCACGTCGGATGAGCACTTGAGCGTGAACACGTACCTGAAAAAGAGCGGGATTGATGGCGCTGTGATGGTTACCACGCCGCAGGAAGTGTCCCTGTTGGATGTCAGGAAGGAGATTGATTTTTGCCGGAAGGCGGGGATCAAGGTGTTGGGACTGGTGGAGAATATGAGCGGGTTTGTGTGCCCCAAGTGCACGCACGAGAGCGAGATCTTTAAGGCAACGACAGGTGGCGGGAGGAAGCTTGCGGAGGAGATGGGGATTGCGTTTTTGGGGAGCGTGCCGCTTGATCCGAGGATTGGCATGGCGTGCGATTATGGCGAGAGCTTCTTTGATAGCTTCCCGGATAGCCCGGCGTGTAGGGCCTTGAAGGGGGTGGTCAAGGGGCTGGCGACGGAGATGGGATTGGATCCGGAGGTCGTGAtgccggaggaggatgacgctTGA
- the fox-2 gene encoding peroxisomal hydratase-dehydrogenase-epimerase translates to MAEQLRFDGQVVVVTGAGGGLGKAYCLFFGSRGASVVVNDLGASFKGEGNSTKAADVVVNEIKAAGGKAVANYDSVENGDKIIETAIKEFGRIDILINNAGILRDISFKNMKDEDWDLIFKVHVKGSYKTARAAWPYFRKQKFGRVINTASAAGLFGNFGQANYSAAKLGMVGFTETLAKEGLKYNIISNVIAPIAASRMTETVMPPDLLALMKPEWVVPLVAVLVHKNNTSETGSIFEVGGGHVAKLRWERSSGLLLKADESYTPGAIIKKWDQVTDFSNPQYPTGPNDFLALLEESLKLGPNDPGEKVDFKGRVALVTGGGAGIGRAYCLAFARAGASVVVNDLVNPDDVVNEIKKMGGKAVGAKFSAEDGDAVVKAAIDAFGRVDIVVNNAGILRDKAFHNMDDSLWDPVMNVHARGTYKVTKAAWPYFLKQKYGRVLNTTSTSGIYGNFGQANYSAAKCAILGFSRAIALEGAKYNIYVNTIAPNAGTAMTKTILPEELVQAFKPDYVAPLVLALCSDKVPKKPTGGLYEVGSGWCGQTRWQRSGGHGFPVDVPLTPEEVVKHWNDIVTFDSRADHPEKASDSIEKIMANMENRVGEGKSGAAENEHLAAIKKFTGVEGKGTEYTFTERDVCLYNLGIGAKRTDIKYIFEGNEDFEVVPTFGVIPPFNTEMPFSFDDIVPNFSPMMLLHGEQYLEVRKYPIPTSGRLVSKGKLLEVVDKGSAAIVKQGITTFNAETGEELFYNEMTVFLRGCGGFGGQKKPADRGASTAANKPPARSPDAVVEVQTTEEQAAIYRLSGDYNPLHVDPAFAKVGGFKVPILHGLCSFGIAGKAVYEKYGKFKNIKVRFAGTVNPGQTLVTEMWKEGNKVVFQTKVKETGKLAISGAAAELA, encoded by the exons ATGGCTGAGCAATTGAGGTTTGACGGCCAGGTCGTCGTTGtcaccggcgccggcggtggtCTTGGTAAGGCCTactgcctcttcttcggctCGCGCGGTGCTTCCGTTGTCGTCAACGATCTCGGTGCTTCCTTCAAGGGCGAGGGCAACTCTACCAAG GCTGCCGATGTGGTTGTCAACGAGATCAAGGCCGCTGGCGGCAAGGCCGTCGCCAACTACGACAGCGTCGAGAACGGCGACAAGATCATCGAGACCGCCATCAAGGAGTTCGGCCGCATCGATatcctcatcaacaacgcCGGTATCCTCCGCGACATCTCCTTCAAGAACATGAAGGACGAGGACTGGGACCTCATCTTCAAGGTTCACGTCAAGGGCTCCTACAAGACGGCCCGCGCCGCCTGGCCCTACTTCCGCAAGCAAAAGTTCGGTCGCGTCATCAACACCGCCTCTGCCGCCGGTCTCTTCGGCAACTTCGGCCAGGCCAATTACTCGGCCGCCAAGCTCGGCATGGTTGGTTTCACCGAGACCCTCGCCAAGGAGGGCCTCAAGTACAACATCATCTCCAACGTCATTGCTCCTATCGCTGCCAGCCGTATGACTGAGACCGTTATGCCCCCTGACCTTCTTGCCCTGATGAAGCCTGAGTGGGTTGTTCCCCTCGTTGCCGTCCTTGTCCACAAGAACAACACCAGTGAGACTGGCTCCATCTttgaggttggtggtggtcacgTCGCCAAGCTCCGTTGGGAGCGCTCTTCTGGTCTTCTCCTCAAGGCCGACGAGAGCTACACCCCTGGcgccatcatcaagaagTGGGATCAGGTCACCGACTTTTCCAACCCCCAGTACCCTACCGGTCCCAACGACTTCCTTGCCCTCCTCGAGGAGTCCCTCAAGCTCGGCCCCAACGACCCCGGTGAGAAGGTGGACTTCAAGGGCCGTGTTGCCCTCGTCACTGGCGGCGGTGCTGGTATCGGCCGCGCCTACTGCTTGGCTTTCGCCAGGGCTGGAGCCTCCGTTGTTGTTAACGACCTTGTCAACCCTGACGATGTCGTTAAcgagatcaagaagatggGTGGCAAGGCTGTTGGCGCCAAGTTCTCCGCTGAGGACGGTGATGCCGTTGTCAAGGCCGCCATTGATGCCTTTGGCCGCGTCGATATCGTTGTCAACAACGCCGGCATTCTCCGTGACAAGGCTTTCCACAACATGGATGACAGCCTCTGGGATCCCGTCATGAACGTTCACGCCCGCGGTACCTACAAGGTCACCAAGGCTGCTTGGCCCTACTTCCTTAAGCAAAAGTATGGCCGTGTTCTTAACaccacctctacctctgGTATCTATGGTAACTTTGGCCAGGCCAACTACTCTGCTGCC AAATGCGCCATTCTTGGCTTCTCCCGCGCCATTGCTCTCGAGGGTGCCAAGTACAACATCTATGTCAACACCATTGCTCCCAACGCTGGTACTGCCATGACCAAGACCATCCTTCCCGAGGAGCTCGTCCAGGCTTTCAAGCCCGACTACGTCGCTCCCCTTGTCCTTGCCCTCTGCAGCGACAAGGTTCCCAAGAAGCCCACTGGTGGTCTCTACGAGGTCGGCTCCGGTTGGTGCGGCCAGACCAGGTGGCAGCGCTCTGGCGGCCACGGCTTTCCCGTCGACGTTCCTCTTACCCCCGAGGAGGTCGTCAAGCACTGGAACGATATCGTCACCTTCGACTCCCGTGCCGACCACCCCGAGAAGGCCTCCGACAGCATTGAGAAGATCATGGCCAACATGGAAAACCGTGTCGGCGAGGGCAAG TCTGGCGCTGCCGAGAACGAGCACCTTGCTGCCATCAAGAAGTTCACCGGCGTCGAAGGTAAGGGCACCGAGTACACCTTCACCGAGCGTGACGTCTGCCTCTACAACCTTGGCATCGGCGCCAAGCGCACCGACATCAAGTACATCTTCGAGGGCAACGAGGACTTCGAGGTCGTTCCCACCTTCGGTGTCATCCCTCCCTTCAACACCGAGATGCCCTTCTCTTTCGACGACATCGTTCCCAACTTCTCCCCCATGATGCTCCTCCACGGCGAACAATACCTCGAGGTCCGCAAGTACCCTATCCCCACCTCGGGCCGTCTCGTCTCCAAGGGCAAGCTCCTCGAGGTCGTCGACAAGGGCTCCGCCGCCATCGTCAAGCAAGGAATCACCACCTTCAACGCCGAAACCGGCGAGGAGCTCTTCTACAACGAGATGACCGTCTTCCTCCGTGGCTGCGGTGGCTTTGGCGGTCAGAAGAAGCCCGCCGACCGTGGCGcttccaccgccgccaacaaGCCTCCCGCTCGCTCGCCTGACGCCGTTGTTGAGGTCCAGACCACTGAAGAGCAGGCTGCCATCTACCGTCTCAGCGGCGACTACAACCCCCTCCACGTCGATCCTGCTTTTGCCAAGGTGGGCGGCTTCAAGGTCCCTATCCTTCACGGTCTCTGCTCGTTCGGTATTGCTGGCAAGGCCGTTTATGAGAAGTACGGCAAGTTCAAGAACATCAAGGTCAGGTTTGCGGGTACCGTCAACCCTGGCCAGACGCTGGTGACGGAGATGTGGAAGGAGGGTAACAAGGTGGTGTTCCAGACCAAGGTTAAGGAGACGGGCAAGTTGGCTATCAGTGGTGCCGCTGCTGAGCTTGCTTAG